The proteins below come from a single Alkalispirillum mobile genomic window:
- a CDS encoding response regulator transcription factor: protein MTRVDGALPLPEAELAPEERSHRRRLLPLVAVVGPTALESVIDALRQGAWDILRAPAGEQELLDTICQAIQVSQAAQAESEARQRARHRLAQLTHREYEVFCAMAEGGCHRELAEALGISPRTLEVHRARLFRKLRIETYSELVRMAVAVGVLSRYPELPDAPGGDLQSTGRSP, encoded by the coding sequence GTGACCCGGGTCGACGGGGCGTTGCCGCTGCCGGAGGCGGAGTTGGCTCCGGAGGAGCGCTCTCATCGCCGTCGCCTGCTCCCCCTGGTGGCCGTTGTGGGGCCCACCGCGCTCGAGTCGGTGATCGACGCCCTGCGTCAGGGGGCCTGGGACATTTTGCGCGCGCCGGCAGGTGAGCAGGAATTACTGGATACCATTTGCCAGGCAATACAGGTCAGCCAGGCTGCCCAGGCGGAGAGCGAGGCCCGCCAGCGCGCCCGGCACCGGTTGGCGCAACTCACGCACAGGGAGTACGAGGTGTTCTGCGCCATGGCGGAAGGTGGCTGCCACCGTGAGCTCGCCGAGGCCCTCGGGATTAGCCCCCGTACCCTGGAGGTGCATCGCGCGCGCCTGTTCCGCAAGCTCCGTATAGAGACCTACTCGGAGTTGGTCCGCATGGCCGTCGCGGTGGGCGTGTTGTCGCGTTACCCCGAACTGCCCGATGCCCCGGGCGGGGATCTGCAGTCAACGGGGCGTTCACCGTGA